The Dongia rigui genome includes the window TGTACGATAATATTAACGATTGAGGTGTTTGAGGTTTTTGCAGTGCAACGATTCTGAGCGCATCAATTGACGCTCAGGGCCCGTGCTGCATAGTGTTGCGCGGCAAAACTGCATCGCAACATCAGCGTCGGCGACATCACAGTCGACGACATCAACCAAGCCGGATCAAACCGGCGAGACGGCCCGGCGATGGACGCCGGGGTGATAGATGCCTTGGGAGGGGCGACGGTCGCGTGCCAGTTCTAGAACTTCAGAATATCTCGAAACATTTCGGCGCCATCCAGGCGGTGAATGATGTGTCCTTCTCGCTCGAAGCCGGCGAAGTCGTCGGCTTGATGGGCGATAACGGGGCTGGAAAATCGACGCTGGTCAAGATGATCGCCGGCAATTTCCGCCCCAGCCACGGCACCATGCGCATGGACGGGCAGGACCTGGTCATGCACAAGCCGGTCGAGGCGCGGCGCCACGGCATTGAAATCGTCCACCAGGACCTGGCGCTGTGCAACAACCTCACCGCTGCCGAGAACGTGTTTCTGGGGCGCGAGCTCAAGCGCGGCTTCGGCCCGTTCAGCGTGCTCGATTATCCGGCGATGTATAAGCGCGCGGCGCAAATTTTCACCGAACTGAAATCCGAAACGCGCCCGCGCGACCTGGTGAAGTCGATGTCCGGCGGCCAGCGCCAGGCGGTGGCCATCGCCCGCACGCGCCTCACCGATGCCAAGATCGTGTTGATGGACGAGCCCACGGCGGCGATCTCGGTGCGGCAGGTGGCTGAGGTCTTGAACCTCATCCGGCGCCTGCGCGACCATGGCATCGCGGTGGCCCTCATCAGCCATCGCATGCCCGACGTCTTCACCGTCGCCGACCGGGTCATTGTCATGCGGCGCGGCCGCAAGGTCGCCGACAAGAAGATCGCACAGAGCTCGCCGGAAGAAGTGACCGGCCTCATCACCGGCGCCATCGAAGCCGCCTGATCAGGAAAAACCAATGACCAGCGCCGATATGCACAGCAGCAACGAACAACAATCCACCACCGACCGCACCATGGAGCAACGCCTGGCCGTGAAGCAGCACAGCCGCCTCTCGGCGCTGTTCGCCAGCCAGACCTTCTGGGTCTTCCTGGCGGTCGTCCTTGCCTGCCTCTATTTGTCGGTGGCGACCGATTCCTTTGCCACCTCGAAGAACCTCTACAACATCACGCGCAACGTCACCTTCGTCGCCATCATCGCGCTTGGCATGACGGTCGTGATCATCTCGGGCGGCATCGACCTCTCCGTGGGTTCGGTCTTGTGCCTGAGTTCCATGGTGCTGGCCGTCACCATGCATGCCGGCTACAGCATCGAGATCGGCATCCTCGCCGCGATTGCGACGGCCTTGGCGGTGGGCGCCTTCAACGGCATTCTCATTGCCTATCTGGGCTTTCCGCCCTTTGTCGTGACCTTGGGGATGCTGTCGATCGCCCGCAGCCTGGCCATGGTGGCCTCGAACAACACGGTGGTGTTCGAATTCGGGCCGGATCACGACAAGCTGCTGGCCTTGGGCGGCGGCGCCTGGGTCTTCGGCATTGCCAACCCGGTCCTCTACATGCTGATCCTCGCCGCCCTCACCGGTTTCGTGCTGCGCTGGACCCGATTCGGTCGCCACGTCTTTGCCATCGGCGGCAATGAAAAGGCAGCGGTGCTCACCGGCGTGCCGGTGAAGCCGATCAAGGTCGCCGTCTATATGATCTCGGCATTGACCGCTGGTATTGCCGGCATCATCCAGACCGGCTGGCTCGGTGCCGTTACCACC containing:
- a CDS encoding ATP-binding cassette domain-containing protein, coding for MPVLELQNISKHFGAIQAVNDVSFSLEAGEVVGLMGDNGAGKSTLVKMIAGNFRPSHGTMRMDGQDLVMHKPVEARRHGIEIVHQDLALCNNLTAAENVFLGRELKRGFGPFSVLDYPAMYKRAAQIFTELKSETRPRDLVKSMSGGQRQAVAIARTRLTDAKIVLMDEPTAAISVRQVAEVLNLIRRLRDHGIAVALISHRMPDVFTVADRVIVMRRGRKVADKKIAQSSPEEVTGLITGAIEAA
- a CDS encoding ABC transporter permease; this encodes MTSADMHSSNEQQSTTDRTMEQRLAVKQHSRLSALFASQTFWVFLAVVLACLYLSVATDSFATSKNLYNITRNVTFVAIIALGMTVVIISGGIDLSVGSVLCLSSMVLAVTMHAGYSIEIGILAAIATALAVGAFNGILIAYLGFPPFVVTLGMLSIARSLAMVASNNTVVFEFGPDHDKLLALGGGAWVFGIANPVLYMLILAALTGFVLRWTRFGRHVFAIGGNEKAAVLTGVPVKPIKVAVYMISALTAGIAGIIQTGWLGAVTTNIGAGMELQVIAAAVIGGADLAGGIGTALGALVGSALIEVIRNSLGLLGINAFWQGAFIGGAIVLAVLFDRIRNFRQSD